The following coding sequences are from one Shewanella violacea DSS12 window:
- the frr gene encoding ribosome recycling factor gives MINEIKTDAQTRMAKCIEATKTQMAKVRTGRAHPSLLDSIKVSYYGSMTPLKQVGNVTIEDSRTLAVSVFDATMIQAVEKAIMSSDLGLNPMSAGAVIRIPLPSLTEERRKDLIKVVRAEAENSRISVRNVRRDANSEIKALEKEKECTEDDVHRTEDEIQKFTDAHIKQIDELLSAKEAELMEV, from the coding sequence GTGATAAACGAAATCAAAACAGATGCTCAAACACGTATGGCTAAATGTATAGAAGCCACTAAGACTCAGATGGCTAAGGTCCGTACAGGCCGTGCACATCCTAGCCTTTTAGATTCAATTAAAGTTTCTTATTACGGTTCAATGACACCACTTAAGCAAGTGGGTAACGTGACTATCGAAGATTCACGTACTCTGGCTGTTTCTGTGTTCGATGCCACTATGATCCAAGCGGTAGAGAAAGCTATTATGAGTTCAGATCTAGGTCTAAATCCTATGTCTGCCGGTGCAGTGATCCGCATTCCACTTCCTTCATTGACAGAAGAGCGTCGTAAAGACCTTATTAAGGTTGTTCGCGCCGAAGCTGAAAACAGCCGAATCTCTGTTCGTAACGTGCGTCGTGATGCTAACTCTGAAATTAAAGCCTTAGAGAAAGAGAAAGAGTGTACTGAAGATGATGTACACCGCACCGAAGACGAAATACAGAAATTCACCGATGCTCATATTAAGCAGATTGATGAACTTTTGTCTGCAAAAGAAGCAGAGTTGATGGAAGTCTAA
- the tsf gene encoding translation elongation factor Ts, translating to MAITAAQVKELRQRTGAGMMDCKKALVETDGDIELAIDNMRKSGAAKAAKKAGNIAAEGTILIKNGEGFAALLEVNCQTDFVAKDASFLAFANSVLDVAAASKVSIEELKAQFEDTRVALVTKIGENINVRRVEYIEGANLASYRHGERIGVVVAGEADEETLKHVAMHIAASKPEFVNPEDVPAELVEKEKALQIEIAMNEGKPAEIAEKMVFGRMKKFTGEISLTGQAYIMEPKKTVGAILKEKGATVSGFVRLEVGEGIAKKEEDFAAEVAATIAATKA from the coding sequence ATGGCAATTACTGCTGCCCAAGTTAAAGAACTTCGTCAACGCACTGGCGCTGGCATGATGGATTGTAAGAAAGCGTTAGTTGAAACTGATGGTGACATCGAACTAGCGATTGATAACATGCGTAAGAGCGGTGCTGCTAAAGCTGCTAAAAAAGCAGGTAACATAGCTGCTGAAGGTACTATCCTGATTAAAAATGGCGAAGGTTTCGCTGCGCTTTTAGAAGTTAACTGTCAAACAGACTTCGTTGCAAAAGACGCAAGCTTCCTAGCATTTGCTAATTCAGTACTAGACGTTGCTGCTGCATCTAAAGTATCTATCGAAGAGTTGAAAGCACAATTCGAAGACACTCGTGTTGCACTAGTGACTAAAATCGGTGAAAACATCAATGTTCGTCGCGTTGAGTACATTGAAGGTGCAAACCTTGCTTCTTACCGTCACGGTGAGCGTATCGGTGTTGTTGTAGCCGGTGAAGCTGATGAAGAAACACTAAAGCACGTAGCAATGCACATTGCTGCTTCTAAGCCTGAATTCGTTAACCCTGAAGATGTTCCAGCTGAGCTAGTGGAAAAAGAAAAAGCACTTCAGATCGAAATCGCTATGAACGAAGGCAAGCCTGCAGAAATTGCAGAGAAAATGGTTTTCGGTAGAATGAAGAAGTTCACTGGTGAGATCTCTCTTACTGGTCAAGCTTACATCATGGAACCTAAGAAAACTGTTGGTGCAATTCTTAAAGAGAAAGGCGCTACTGTTTCAGGCTTCGTTCGTTTAGAAGTTGGCGAAGGTATCGCGAAGAAAGAAGAAGATTTTGCTGCTGAAGTTGCTGCTACCATAGCTGCTACTAAGGCTTAA
- the pyrH gene encoding UMP kinase, with protein MSTNPKPAFRRILLKLSGEALMGEEGFGIDPKVLDRMAQEIKELVELGLQVGVVIGGGNLFRGEGLAQAGMNRVVGDHMGMLATVMNGLAMRDALHRAYVNARLMSAIPLKGVCDDYNWAEAISLLKSGRVVIFAAGTGNPFCTTDSAACLRGIEIEAEVVIKGTKVDGVYSDDPVKNPDAVMYEEMGYDEILEKELKVMDLAAFTMARDHNMPILVFNMNKPGALRRVIMGEREGTMIKSMTTNN; from the coding sequence ATGAGCACGAATCCTAAACCTGCATTTCGACGTATTCTTCTCAAACTCAGTGGTGAAGCCTTAATGGGCGAAGAAGGCTTTGGTATCGATCCTAAAGTCTTAGATCGCATGGCTCAGGAGATTAAAGAACTGGTTGAGCTCGGCCTTCAGGTAGGTGTCGTTATCGGTGGTGGTAACTTATTCCGTGGTGAGGGGCTTGCACAAGCGGGCATGAACCGCGTCGTGGGCGATCACATGGGTATGCTAGCCACTGTAATGAATGGTTTGGCGATGCGTGATGCTCTACATCGTGCTTATGTCAATGCTCGTTTGATGTCTGCTATCCCGCTTAAAGGTGTCTGCGATGATTATAATTGGGCCGAAGCCATTAGTTTGCTAAAGTCCGGTCGAGTGGTCATTTTTGCCGCTGGTACAGGCAACCCTTTCTGCACAACTGATTCGGCAGCTTGTCTGCGCGGTATTGAAATTGAAGCCGAAGTTGTGATCAAAGGCACTAAGGTAGATGGCGTCTACTCAGATGATCCAGTGAAGAACCCTGATGCAGTAATGTATGAAGAAATGGGTTACGATGAAATTCTGGAGAAAGAATTAAAAGTGATGGATCTTGCTGCATTTACTATGGCGAGAGATCACAACATGCCTATATTGGTATTTAACATGAACAAGCCTGGTGCCCTACGTCGAGTGATTATGGGTGAGCGGGAAGGTACAATGATCAAATCAATGACAACAAATAATTAA
- the map gene encoding type I methionyl aminopeptidase: protein MSIVIKTAEEIEKMRAAGKLAAEVLEMVGPFIKAGVTTNELDDICAKFTQDNGAISAPLNYHGYPKSICTSINEVVCHGIPSDRALKDGDIINIDITVIKDGFHGDTSKMFLIGEANPKDLRLCRIAQESLYASIRKVRPGMKLGEIGTIVEKFIKTKKSGLVKYTIVKDYCGHGIGAGFHEEPQVMHYKNNDKTVLRPGMCFTIEPMINAGRHACILDKDDNWTVTTADGKNSAQWEHTLLITKTGVEVLTLRSEEDFPRIINH from the coding sequence ATGAGTATAGTGATAAAGACTGCCGAAGAGATAGAAAAAATGCGTGCTGCTGGCAAGCTGGCTGCCGAAGTCTTAGAGATGGTGGGCCCCTTCATTAAAGCTGGCGTCACCACAAATGAGCTTGATGATATCTGTGCCAAATTTACCCAAGACAATGGTGCGATATCGGCCCCTCTCAATTATCATGGCTACCCCAAGTCTATCTGCACCTCTATCAATGAGGTGGTCTGCCATGGTATCCCCAGCGACCGAGCCTTGAAAGATGGTGACATCATCAATATCGACATTACCGTGATCAAAGACGGTTTCCATGGCGATACGTCTAAGATGTTTTTAATTGGTGAGGCCAACCCTAAAGATTTGCGTTTGTGCCGTATCGCTCAAGAAAGCTTATATGCCAGCATACGTAAGGTTCGCCCGGGTATGAAATTGGGTGAAATTGGCACTATAGTCGAGAAGTTTATCAAGACCAAGAAAAGCGGTCTGGTAAAATACACCATAGTTAAAGATTATTGTGGTCACGGCATAGGTGCTGGTTTTCACGAAGAGCCTCAGGTCATGCATTACAAAAATAACGATAAAACCGTATTGAGACCCGGCATGTGTTTCACTATTGAACCCATGATAAATGCCGGTCGTCATGCTTGTATCTTAGATAAGGATGACAACTGGACTGTCACCACTGCCGATGGTAAGAATTCTGCCCAATGGGAACATACCTTACTCATCACCAAGACTGGTGTTGAAGTCCTGACTCTGCGCTCAGAGGAAGATTTCCCAAGAATTATCAATCACTGA
- a CDS encoding phosphatidate cytidylyltransferase, giving the protein MLKQRIITAIWLIPLVLGAVFLLPTEYFAWALVPVFLIAAKEWGQIIDKRCQITQWSFTITIGALLIALNLFVPSDELWFKGHLHPIYLAIILIGALWWAISFLLVISFPKSSALWQKSHMFKSMFGQLTLIPCFAALISLKGLSSEADPYYGGILVFLVMLVVWSTDTGAYFAGKALGRTKLMPNVSPAKTIEGLVGGLITSMVIVMGVMLVSPEQELGLVIAVTLFIALVSAVGDLSESMFKRVADIKDSGTILPGHGGILDRIDSLTAALPVFTLIYIAFWM; this is encoded by the coding sequence TTGCTAAAACAACGAATAATAACGGCAATTTGGTTAATTCCCTTGGTTTTGGGAGCTGTGTTTTTGCTTCCCACAGAATATTTTGCCTGGGCATTGGTACCGGTATTTCTGATTGCAGCCAAGGAATGGGGACAGATCATCGATAAGCGCTGTCAAATAACACAGTGGAGTTTTACCATCACCATAGGTGCGCTATTAATCGCACTCAACCTGTTTGTTCCTAGCGACGAACTTTGGTTCAAAGGTCATCTGCATCCTATCTACCTGGCTATCATCTTGATTGGTGCCTTATGGTGGGCTATCTCTTTCTTATTAGTGATCTCTTTTCCCAAGAGTTCGGCTTTGTGGCAAAAGAGCCATATGTTTAAGTCGATGTTTGGACAGCTTACACTCATTCCTTGTTTTGCAGCCTTGATTTCACTTAAGGGACTCAGTTCTGAAGCTGACCCTTATTATGGTGGGATCTTAGTCTTCTTGGTTATGCTTGTGGTTTGGTCCACCGATACCGGAGCATACTTTGCGGGTAAAGCCTTAGGGCGTACTAAGTTGATGCCTAACGTGAGCCCAGCTAAAACTATCGAAGGTCTGGTCGGTGGTTTAATTACTAGCATGGTTATTGTGATGGGAGTCATGCTGGTTTCACCAGAACAAGAGCTTGGCTTAGTCATAGCAGTGACCTTATTTATCGCCCTAGTTTCGGCGGTGGGTGACTTGTCTGAGAGTATGTTTAAGCGCGTTGCCGACATTAAAGACTCGGGTACTATTTTACCCGGACACGGCGGTATACTCGACAGAATAGACAGTCTTACAGCTGCATTACCTGTGTTTACCCTTATCTATATCGCATTTTGGATGTAA
- the dapD gene encoding 2,3,4,5-tetrahydropyridine-2,6-dicarboxylate N-succinyltransferase, which yields MEALRQRIEAAFEARAEISPSTVDASIRADVERVINMLDKGEVRVAEKIDGQWHVHQWLKKAVLLSFRIFDNAVIDGGETKYFDKVPMKFADYDEARFKEEAIRVVPPATVRKGSFIGKNTVLMPSYVNLGAYVGEGTMVDTWATVGSCAQIGKNVHLSGGVGIGGVLEPLQAGPTIIEDNCFIGARSEVVEGVIVEEGSVISMGVYLGQSTRIYDRETGEVHYGRVPAGSVVVSGTLPSKCGKYNLYAAIIVKKVDAKTRGKVGINELLRIVD from the coding sequence ATGGAGGCTTTACGCCAACGCATAGAGGCGGCTTTTGAAGCTCGCGCAGAGATCAGCCCTAGCACAGTAGATGCAAGTATACGTGCAGATGTTGAACGTGTGATTAACATGCTTGATAAAGGTGAAGTCAGAGTCGCTGAGAAGATTGATGGCCAATGGCACGTACACCAGTGGTTGAAGAAAGCCGTATTGCTCTCATTTAGAATTTTCGATAACGCAGTTATCGATGGCGGAGAGACTAAGTACTTCGATAAAGTCCCAATGAAATTTGCCGATTATGACGAAGCTCGCTTCAAAGAAGAAGCTATCCGTGTCGTGCCACCTGCAACAGTACGTAAAGGCTCTTTCATCGGCAAGAATACCGTATTGATGCCTTCTTACGTCAACCTAGGCGCCTATGTTGGTGAAGGCACTATGGTCGATACCTGGGCCACAGTCGGTTCATGTGCTCAGATTGGCAAGAATGTCCACCTATCTGGCGGCGTGGGTATTGGAGGGGTATTAGAGCCATTACAAGCGGGTCCAACTATCATCGAAGATAACTGTTTCATCGGTGCACGCTCGGAAGTGGTTGAAGGCGTAATCGTCGAAGAAGGCAGCGTGATCTCTATGGGTGTCTACCTGGGTCAGAGCACACGTATCTATGATCGTGAAACTGGCGAGGTCCACTATGGACGGGTCCCAGCGGGTTCTGTTGTAGTATCGGGTACCTTACCTTCAAAATGTGGCAAATATAACCTATACGCAGCCA
- a CDS encoding isoprenyl transferase: MSIDSQSGSEFSAEEITELVKQSKPKHVAIIMDGNGRWAQAQGKPRIMGHKAGVKAVRRAVSTAREIGIESLTLFAFSSENWRRPDKEVSFLMGLFFTVLQREIKLLHKNGVRLNIIGDISRFSERLQKQISAAEEKTAGNTGLVLNVAANYGGRWDIMQAAQALAKKVETGEMNSSQFTEEALSQHLCMQNQAEVDLMIRTGGDYRISNFILWQAAYAELVFTDTLWPDFDENAFKQAVAIFASRQRRFGLTGCQVETMQSES; this comes from the coding sequence ATGTCAATCGATTCCCAGTCTGGTTCTGAATTCTCTGCCGAAGAGATCACAGAACTTGTTAAACAGTCTAAGCCTAAACACGTCGCTATCATTATGGATGGTAACGGACGTTGGGCCCAGGCACAGGGGAAACCCAGAATTATGGGACACAAGGCGGGAGTAAAAGCCGTCAGGCGAGCTGTGAGTACCGCCAGAGAGATCGGGATCGAGTCGTTAACCTTATTTGCATTTTCCAGTGAAAACTGGCGTCGTCCCGATAAAGAGGTCTCTTTCTTGATGGGGCTCTTCTTTACTGTGTTGCAACGTGAAATAAAGTTGCTGCATAAAAATGGAGTCAGACTCAATATTATCGGTGACATCAGTCGTTTTTCTGAACGCCTACAGAAACAAATTTCAGCAGCTGAAGAGAAAACGGCTGGCAATACAGGTTTAGTACTCAATGTCGCGGCTAACTATGGCGGGCGTTGGGATATCATGCAAGCGGCGCAGGCTCTGGCTAAAAAGGTCGAAACAGGTGAAATGAACAGCAGTCAGTTCACTGAAGAGGCCCTAAGTCAGCATTTATGCATGCAAAACCAAGCCGAAGTTGATTTAATGATACGCACTGGTGGAGACTATCGTATCAGTAATTTCATCCTCTGGCAGGCAGCCTATGCTGAGTTGGTTTTTACCGACACTCTATGGCCAGATTTTGATGAAAATGCATTTAAACAGGCAGTTGCTATTTTTGCATCTCGCCAACGAAGATTCGGCCTCACTGGTTGCCAAGTTGAGACTATGCAGTCCGAATCATAA
- the glnD gene encoding bifunctional uridylyltransferase/uridylyl-removing protein GlnD: MESAQIAKVALFDQNDELLTRFRNKDPIKQLVAQRSQFVDSILQQEWQSHGLDKFAIALIAVGGYGRAELHPHSDVDLLFLIESDLCPESEAALSQYIAFLWDAGLEVGHSVRSVAQTLEQGRHDVTVVTNLLEARLLCGPMALYQSLYLSIRRDNFWPASDFFIAKRDEQIARHARASAFDLEPNLKTCPGGLRDIHTVAWVAMRHFDAAKAEDLVEHGFLDKDELEELLECQYFLWELRFALHLISGRDENRLLFDLQRQVADLMGYEDSTQLGVEQMMKRYYRTVRRVMELNQMLLQLFKRATLGHTKALEIKKIDSDYQLRGTYIESLTSDIFTQPVEIMKLFLLVAKNSNIKGIYAPTLRSLRSSRRQQSQPLMNHADCREVFLEILRHPRGIASLSLMHRHGVLSAYLPAWRNIEGQMQFDLFHAYTVDEHTHRLLQNIERFSHPQQKEEFPLGSVLINQLPKKGLLVLAAIFHDIAKGRGGDHSKLGAVDARDFCKFHGLNDHDGRLVSWLVENHLVMSITAQRRDISDPDVVAEFADKVRDAVHLSYLYCLTVADICATNEKTWNNWKGSLLRDLYFSTQRVLARGKEKPVDIRARVREHQAKAKKELLRRGIKEKSLDALWQRFKADYFLRHQPNQIAWHSEAIIKHKHDEPLVLLSKHTTRGGTELFVYGQDKPKLFATVMTLLDNKNINVHDASIMTSKDNYALDSFVILEQDGSPVAQIARIQGIKKALVKALSGDTPKLPKFKKLPRKMKQFKVWTQVSFLPSRRHGTSMMELITLDTPGLLAKVGDILYRCNIKLMAAKITTIGERAEDFFMLQNADGEHLSQIQQAELSENLTQALDRPQQN; the protein is encoded by the coding sequence ATTGAATCGGCTCAAATTGCCAAGGTGGCACTGTTCGATCAAAATGATGAACTACTGACTCGCTTCCGTAACAAAGACCCCATCAAACAACTCGTCGCTCAACGTAGTCAGTTTGTCGATTCGATACTGCAACAAGAGTGGCAGAGCCACGGTCTCGACAAATTCGCCATCGCACTCATTGCCGTTGGCGGATATGGACGAGCCGAGTTGCACCCTCATTCCGATGTTGACCTACTTTTTCTAATCGAATCAGATTTATGTCCCGAATCGGAAGCTGCTCTCAGTCAATATATCGCCTTTCTATGGGATGCTGGTCTAGAAGTAGGACATAGTGTACGAAGTGTGGCACAAACCTTAGAGCAAGGTCGCCATGATGTCACTGTGGTGACTAACTTGTTAGAAGCCAGATTATTATGCGGCCCTATGGCGCTATATCAATCTCTATACCTGAGTATTCGCCGAGATAATTTTTGGCCGGCCAGTGATTTTTTTATCGCCAAACGAGACGAGCAGATTGCCCGTCATGCTAGGGCTAGCGCATTCGATCTAGAACCTAACCTTAAGACTTGCCCTGGGGGACTTAGAGACATACATACTGTCGCTTGGGTGGCAATGAGGCACTTCGATGCAGCCAAGGCTGAAGACCTAGTCGAACACGGTTTTCTCGACAAAGATGAGCTGGAGGAGCTGCTGGAATGCCAGTATTTCCTGTGGGAACTCAGGTTTGCCCTGCATCTCATATCTGGCAGAGATGAAAACCGACTCTTATTCGACCTTCAACGCCAAGTCGCCGATCTTATGGGCTACGAAGACTCAACCCAGCTCGGTGTCGAGCAGATGATGAAACGCTACTATCGCACAGTCAGACGTGTGATGGAGCTTAACCAGATGCTATTACAACTGTTTAAGCGTGCCACGCTTGGCCATACCAAGGCTCTGGAAATAAAGAAGATAGATAGTGATTATCAACTACGCGGCACCTATATCGAATCCTTGACCTCAGATATTTTCACGCAGCCCGTAGAAATCATGAAGCTTTTTCTTCTTGTGGCAAAAAACTCTAACATCAAGGGAATATATGCACCGACATTGAGAAGCCTGCGCAGCTCCAGACGTCAGCAATCCCAACCCCTGATGAACCATGCCGATTGTAGAGAAGTTTTTTTAGAGATACTCAGACACCCCAGAGGCATTGCATCTCTGTCTTTGATGCATCGTCACGGTGTATTATCAGCCTACCTGCCAGCATGGCGAAATATCGAAGGGCAGATGCAGTTCGATCTCTTTCATGCCTATACGGTCGATGAACATACTCATAGGCTACTACAGAACATAGAACGCTTCTCTCACCCCCAGCAGAAAGAGGAGTTTCCTCTAGGTTCAGTGCTGATCAATCAACTCCCCAAGAAAGGCTTACTGGTTTTAGCCGCTATCTTTCACGATATTGCTAAAGGGAGAGGCGGCGATCACAGTAAATTAGGCGCCGTAGATGCGAGGGACTTCTGTAAATTTCACGGCCTCAATGATCACGATGGAAGACTCGTTTCCTGGCTGGTCGAAAACCATCTGGTGATGTCGATCACGGCTCAACGTCGTGATATTTCCGATCCCGATGTGGTAGCCGAATTTGCCGATAAAGTCCGTGATGCGGTTCACCTCAGCTATCTTTACTGCCTTACTGTGGCCGATATCTGTGCCACCAATGAGAAAACATGGAACAACTGGAAAGGCTCTTTGCTGCGGGATCTCTACTTTTCCACCCAGAGGGTGTTAGCCAGAGGCAAAGAAAAACCCGTCGACATTAGGGCTCGAGTTAGGGAACATCAAGCTAAAGCCAAGAAAGAGCTGCTCAGACGAGGCATTAAAGAGAAAAGTTTGGATGCCTTATGGCAAAGATTTAAAGCCGATTACTTTCTCCGTCATCAGCCAAATCAGATAGCTTGGCACTCAGAAGCGATCATTAAGCACAAACATGATGAACCCTTAGTCCTGCTCTCCAAGCACACTACCAGAGGCGGCACCGAGCTGTTTGTCTATGGGCAGGATAAACCTAAACTGTTTGCCACTGTGATGACCTTGCTCGACAATAAAAATATCAATGTACATGATGCTAGCATCATGACCTCAAAAGATAATTATGCGCTGGATTCTTTTGTCATTTTAGAGCAGGATGGGAGCCCTGTTGCGCAGATAGCTCGCATTCAAGGGATTAAAAAGGCACTGGTGAAAGCCCTTAGTGGTGACACACCTAAATTACCTAAATTTAAGAAGCTCCCTCGTAAAATGAAGCAATTTAAGGTTTGGACTCAGGTGAGTTTCTTGCCATCGCGCCGTCATGGAACCAGTATGATGGAGCTGATAACCTTAGATACTCCTGGTTTATTAGCCAAAGTCGGCGATATATTATATCGCTGTAACATTAAGCTGATGGCCGCGAAGATTACTACCATAGGCGAGCGTGCAGAGGACTTTTTCATGCTACAAAACGCCGATGGAGAACACTTGAGTCAGATCCAACAGGCGGAGCTAAGCGAAAACTTAACCCAAGCTCTCGACCGACCACAACAGAATTAA
- the ispC gene encoding 1-deoxy-D-xylulose-5-phosphate reductoisomerase has product MQKMVILGATGSIGASTLSVIGNNPEAYCIYALVANTNVDKMLALCIEHKPSIAHMVDADAAMLLRQRLPVNSGVEITTGAAELDDLVSSACVDTVMAAIVGAAGLLPTLAAVKAGKRVLLANKESLVMSGSLFIDAMKASGSQVLPVDSEHNAIFQSLPESIQKNIGYCDLEGAGVSHILLTGSGGPFLTSPLDSLSTMTPAQACKHPNWSMGRKISVDSATMMNKGLEYIEARWLFNTTPDQLKVVIHPQSVIHSMVQYRDGSVLAQLGNPDMRTPIAHCMSYPERINSGVEPLDFFKVGQLSFLEPDFERFPCLSLAIEACKQGQEATTVLNAANEISVAAFLENKLKFTDIAKINETCLNKVSMSSLTSLDDIIALDTQTRRFALELIAKI; this is encoded by the coding sequence ATGCAAAAAATGGTCATACTCGGCGCAACGGGATCCATAGGTGCTAGCACCTTGAGTGTCATTGGCAACAACCCTGAGGCGTATTGCATATATGCCTTGGTGGCAAATACTAATGTGGATAAGATGTTGGCTCTGTGTATAGAGCACAAGCCGTCAATTGCTCATATGGTAGATGCCGATGCTGCCATGCTATTGCGCCAGCGTTTACCAGTAAACTCTGGGGTTGAAATCACAACGGGAGCAGCTGAACTAGATGATCTGGTCAGTTCAGCCTGTGTTGATACCGTTATGGCTGCCATTGTTGGCGCCGCGGGTTTGCTGCCGACACTTGCCGCTGTTAAAGCGGGGAAGCGAGTGCTATTAGCGAATAAAGAGTCCTTGGTGATGTCTGGCAGCTTGTTTATCGACGCTATGAAGGCCTCCGGGTCGCAGGTGCTGCCTGTAGATAGCGAGCATAATGCGATATTTCAATCTTTGCCTGAATCAATACAGAAAAATATTGGTTACTGCGACCTAGAAGGTGCAGGAGTATCTCATATTTTACTGACAGGTTCAGGGGGGCCTTTTCTCACTTCTCCTCTGGATTCTCTTAGTACCATGACACCGGCGCAGGCTTGTAAACATCCTAATTGGTCTATGGGTCGTAAGATATCCGTCGATTCGGCCACCATGATGAATAAGGGGCTTGAATATATTGAGGCCCGTTGGTTATTTAATACCACTCCAGACCAGCTTAAGGTTGTCATACACCCCCAGAGCGTTATCCACTCTATGGTTCAGTACCGAGATGGCTCAGTTTTAGCTCAATTGGGTAACCCAGATATGCGCACACCTATCGCTCATTGCATGTCTTATCCCGAAAGAATTAACTCCGGAGTTGAACCTTTAGACTTTTTCAAAGTCGGACAGTTAAGCTTTCTTGAACCTGATTTCGAACGATTCCCCTGTCTTTCTCTTGCCATTGAGGCTTGTAAGCAAGGCCAGGAAGCGACGACAGTGTTAAATGCAGCAAATGAAATATCGGTTGCTGCCTTTTTGGAAAATAAGTTAAAGTTTACTGATATAGCTAAAATAAATGAAACATGTTTAAACAAGGTGTCTATGTCCTCTTTAACAAGTTTGGATGATATCATCGCCTTAGATACACAAACACGCAGATTTGCTTTAGAGTTAATAGCAAAGATTTAA
- the rpsB gene encoding 30S ribosomal protein S2 has product MTTVSMRDMLKAGVHFGHQTRYWNPKMKPFIFGARNGVHIINLEHTVPMFNEALAFISNVASKKGKVLFVGTKRAASEAIKESAISCDQYYVDHRWLGGMLTNWKTVRQSIKRLKDLESQSVDGTFDKLTKKEALMRTRELAKLDKSLGGIKNMGGLPDVLFIIGADHEHIAVKEANNLGIPVVAIVDTNSSPDGINYIIPGNDDAMRSIRLYTESVAAAAKSGRGQDLAVQAEQDGFVEAE; this is encoded by the coding sequence ATGACTACAGTTTCAATGCGCGACATGCTTAAAGCCGGTGTTCACTTCGGTCACCAGACTCGTTACTGGAACCCAAAGATGAAGCCTTTCATCTTCGGTGCCCGTAATGGTGTTCACATCATCAACCTAGAGCACACTGTGCCTATGTTCAATGAAGCGCTTGCTTTCATCAGCAACGTTGCTTCAAAGAAAGGTAAGGTTCTTTTTGTTGGTACTAAGCGTGCTGCAAGCGAAGCAATCAAAGAGTCTGCGATTTCTTGTGACCAGTACTATGTTGATCACCGCTGGTTAGGCGGCATGTTGACTAACTGGAAAACAGTTCGTCAATCAATCAAGCGTCTTAAAGACCTTGAAAGCCAGTCTGTAGACGGTACTTTTGACAAGCTTACTAAGAAAGAAGCTTTGATGCGTACTCGTGAGCTTGCGAAATTAGACAAGTCTCTTGGTGGTATTAAGAACATGGGCGGTTTGCCTGACGTTCTTTTCATCATAGGTGCAGATCACGAGCATATCGCTGTTAAAGAAGCTAACAACCTGGGTATCCCAGTTGTTGCTATTGTTGATACTAACTCTTCACCAGACGGTATCAACTACATCATTCCTGGTAATGATGATGCAATGCGCTCTATTCGTTTGTACACTGAGTCTGTTGCTGCAGCCGCTAAATCTGGCCGTGGTCAAGATCTTGCTGTTCAAGCTGAGCAAGACGGTTTCGTAGAAGCCGAATAA